Proteins encoded within one genomic window of Thermodesulfobacteriota bacterium:
- a CDS encoding cold-shock protein, with protein MLTGKVKWFNESKGFGFIEQESGEDVFVHFSAIQSEGFKTLAEGQSVEFEVTQDAKGTKAINVIPK; from the coding sequence ATGCTGACAGGCAAAGTAAAATGGTTCAACGAGTCGAAAGGTTTTGGCTTTATTGAGCAGGAGTCGGGTGAAGACGTCTTTGTCCACTTCTCGGCCATACAGAGCGAAGGTTTCAAGACCCTCGCGGAAGGCCAGAGCGTTGAGTTTGAAGTTACTCAGGACGCGAAGGGTACAAAGGCTATAAACGTTATCCCAAAGTGA